ATTTTTTCCCTGAGTCCTCTGAACTCCTTGCCGTTCCAGATATCCATTAACGATTGCAGCTTCGCGTCTCCGACCACGTTCTCAGCGTTTAAGTCAACGCAGCACGCTATTGCGCGTCCGTCCCAGCCTACGACGAATCGCTTCCATATTTGCGGGCACGGCGTGTATTTGCCGGTATACGGGATGTGGCGGATATCCGAGTCCTTTAAATGCCCGGCAAAGCTTTGCATGACAATCGGGTTAAAGAGGTCCACCGGAAGCCCTGCAAACAGGGCCTTGAATGCATCGCCTATTCCAGGCTCCTGGTTTTTTGAGTCGTATTCTTTTATGACCTGGATGACGGTATACGGCTTTGTCCTGCCGGATGCCTTTTTTATCTCCAGGAATTTTCTGATATTCGTAAGCACGCGGTCATAGTCTGC
This genomic window from Deltaproteobacteria bacterium contains:
- a CDS encoding SPASM domain-containing protein; protein product: ADYDRVLTNIRKFLEIKKASGRTKPYTVIQVIKEYDSKNQEPGIGDAFKALFAGLPVDLFNPIVMQSFAGHLKDSDIRHIPYTGKYTPCPQIWKRFVVGWDGRAIACCVDLNAENVVGDAKLQSLMDIWNGKEFRGLREKIAKGDYKDLPACSHCDFLWREYKEKKGSALKRMAKKIVRLLFT